A portion of the Achromobacter sp. MFA1 R4 genome contains these proteins:
- the murF gene encoding bifunctional UDP-N-acetylmuramoyl-L-alanyl-D-glutamate--2,6-diaminopimelate ligase MurE/UDP-N-acetylmuramoyl-tripeptide--D-alanyl-D-alanine ligase MurF, producing MSAKGFLSAPVATVAEIVAWLHSRVSLTAHLKLDSRDIEPGDVFVACPGLSSDGRLYIEKALALGASAVLFEAPATDAMAVGAGDAALLPVTGLRSLLGELGDTWYGRPSAALAVVAVTGTNGKTSSVQWIAHALSRNDKACGTIGTLGAVLPDGQTLGGDLTTPDVLTVHRTLAAMRDAGAKAVAMEASSIGIEQGRMDGVRVALAAFTNLTRDHLDYHVTMERYEEAKARLFRWPGLTAAVINADDEAGRRMLASLPDGVSPMGYSLSEDPAIPAAMRARDLQATSQGQIFTLVSPHGEAQIVTRLLGAHNVSNLLLVAGVLYKLGLPFAQIARELAATDPVDGRLQTVEPVNSPSHTVRGPLVVVDYAHTPDALSRALLALRAVATARSGRLVCLFGCGGERDPGKRPVMGAIAAELADHVVVSSDNPRTESAEAIVQQILTGIPEAARADVEVDRARAIMQTIWAAGPEDVVLLAGKGHETYQDIGGEKLPFDDREWARLALLLPQVPGVSTDTRRIGEGELFVALVGENFDAHEYLDQAASRGACAAVVAHRVPDAGMPQLVLGDTRVALTRIGAAWRARFSLPVVAVTGSNGKTTTKEMISAMLAQWQGEAGRLATAGNLNNDIGVPLTLLRLRAEHRAAVFELGMNHPGEIAQLAAIAAPTVALVTNAQREHQEFMHTVEAVARENGAAIAALPADGVAVYPGDEPYSDIWDALAAPRRVLRFGLQPGLDVYAEQIIAEVDATRCRVVTPVGVADLMLPVPGLHNLRNALAAIASAIAAGAPLETAVRALAGFSPVAGRMQHKRMGDGTLLIDDTYNANPDSVRAAIEVLARMAGKRVLVLGDMGEIGDNGPAMHAEVGHYAREHGLDAFITLGEASRAAAAAFGPGAHACASVDEVVAALRGLRPSCVLVKGSRFMRMERVVTAFSSNDGTTASGQGEQHAA from the coding sequence ATGAGCGCCAAAGGCTTCCTCTCTGCTCCTGTCGCCACGGTTGCTGAAATCGTGGCGTGGTTGCATTCGCGCGTGTCGCTGACCGCGCATCTCAAGCTGGATTCGCGCGACATCGAGCCCGGCGACGTATTCGTCGCCTGCCCGGGCCTGTCGAGCGACGGCCGCCTCTATATAGAAAAGGCGTTGGCGCTGGGCGCCAGCGCGGTGCTGTTCGAAGCGCCCGCCACTGATGCGATGGCGGTGGGGGCGGGCGATGCGGCCTTGCTGCCCGTGACCGGATTGCGGTCGCTGCTGGGCGAACTGGGCGATACCTGGTACGGCCGCCCGTCGGCCGCGCTGGCGGTAGTGGCCGTGACCGGCACCAACGGCAAGACGTCCTCGGTGCAGTGGATCGCCCACGCGCTGAGCCGCAACGACAAGGCTTGCGGCACCATCGGCACGCTGGGCGCCGTGCTGCCCGACGGGCAGACGCTGGGCGGCGACCTGACGACCCCCGATGTGCTGACCGTGCACCGTACGCTGGCCGCGATGCGCGACGCCGGCGCGAAGGCCGTGGCGATGGAAGCGTCATCCATCGGCATCGAGCAGGGCCGCATGGACGGCGTGCGCGTGGCGCTGGCCGCCTTTACGAATCTCACGCGTGACCATCTGGACTACCACGTCACGATGGAGCGCTACGAAGAAGCCAAGGCGCGTCTCTTCCGCTGGCCCGGCCTGACCGCCGCGGTGATCAATGCCGACGACGAGGCGGGACGGCGGATGCTGGCAAGCCTGCCGGACGGCGTATCGCCGATGGGCTACAGCCTGAGCGAAGATCCCGCCATTCCCGCCGCGATGCGCGCGCGCGATCTGCAGGCGACGTCGCAGGGCCAGATCTTTACGCTGGTGTCGCCGCACGGCGAAGCCCAGATCGTGACGCGCCTGCTGGGCGCGCACAATGTATCGAACCTGCTGCTGGTGGCGGGCGTGCTGTACAAGCTGGGCCTGCCATTTGCGCAGATTGCGCGCGAGCTTGCCGCGACCGACCCCGTCGACGGCCGCCTGCAGACCGTGGAGCCGGTGAACTCGCCGTCGCATACGGTCCGCGGCCCGCTGGTGGTGGTGGATTACGCTCACACGCCCGATGCGCTGTCCCGCGCGTTGCTGGCGCTGCGGGCGGTTGCCACGGCGCGCTCGGGCCGCCTGGTGTGCCTGTTCGGCTGCGGCGGCGAGCGCGATCCGGGCAAGCGCCCGGTCATGGGCGCCATTGCCGCGGAGCTGGCCGACCACGTGGTGGTGTCCAGCGACAATCCGCGCACCGAGTCGGCCGAGGCCATCGTCCAGCAGATTCTGACGGGCATTCCCGAAGCGGCGCGCGCGGACGTCGAAGTCGACCGCGCCCGCGCCATCATGCAGACGATCTGGGCGGCTGGCCCGGAAGACGTGGTGCTGCTGGCCGGCAAGGGCCACGAGACCTATCAGGATATCGGCGGCGAAAAGCTGCCTTTCGACGATCGCGAATGGGCGCGCCTGGCGCTGCTGCTGCCGCAGGTGCCGGGCGTGTCCACCGACACGCGCCGCATCGGCGAGGGAGAGCTGTTCGTCGCGCTGGTGGGCGAGAACTTCGACGCGCACGAATACCTGGACCAGGCCGCTTCGCGCGGCGCCTGCGCCGCCGTCGTCGCGCATCGCGTGCCCGATGCCGGAATGCCGCAGCTCGTCCTGGGCGACACGCGGGTGGCGCTGACGCGCATCGGCGCCGCCTGGCGCGCGCGCTTTTCGCTGCCCGTGGTGGCGGTGACCGGCAGCAACGGCAAGACGACCACCAAGGAAATGATTTCCGCCATGCTCGCCCAATGGCAGGGCGAGGCGGGACGCCTGGCCACCGCCGGCAACCTGAACAACGACATCGGCGTGCCGCTGACCTTGCTGCGCCTGCGCGCCGAGCACCGCGCCGCCGTGTTCGAGCTGGGCATGAACCATCCTGGCGAGATCGCGCAGCTGGCCGCCATCGCGGCGCCCACCGTGGCGCTGGTCACCAACGCGCAGCGTGAGCACCAGGAATTCATGCACACCGTCGAAGCGGTCGCGCGCGAGAACGGCGCGGCGATTGCCGCGCTGCCGGCAGACGGCGTCGCGGTGTATCCGGGCGACGAACCCTACTCGGACATCTGGGACGCGCTGGCCGCGCCGCGCCGCGTGCTGCGTTTCGGGCTGCAGCCGGGCCTGGACGTCTATGCGGAACAGATCATCGCGGAAGTGGATGCGACGCGCTGCCGCGTCGTGACGCCCGTCGGCGTCGCGGATCTGATGCTGCCGGTGCCCGGACTGCACAACCTGCGCAACGCGCTGGCGGCCATCGCCAGCGCGATCGCCGCGGGGGCGCCGCTGGAAACCGCGGTGCGCGCGCTGGCCGGATTCAGCCCGGTGGCGGGCCGCATGCAGCACAAGCGAATGGGTGACGGAACGTTGCTCATCGATGACACCTACAATGCCAACCCCGACTCGGTTCGCGCGGCCATCGAGGTGCTTGCGCGCATGGCCGGCAAGCGCGTCCTGGTGCTGGGCGACATGGGCGAAATCGGGGACAACGGCCCCGCCATGCATGCCGAGGTGGGCCATTACGCGCGCGAGCATGGGCTCGACGCATTCATCACGCTAGGCGAAGCCAGCCGGGCGGCCGCCGCCGCATTCGGCCCTGGCGCGCACGCCTGCGCATCGGTAGACGAAGTCGTTGCCGCCTTGCGCGGCCTGCGCCCGTCCTGCGTATTGGTAAAAGGATCGCGCTTTATGCGCATGGAGCGGGTAGTGACGGCTTTTTCTTCGAATGACGGTACGACGGCCTCGGGGCAGGGAGAGCAGCATGCTGCTTGA
- the murD gene encoding UDP-N-acetylmuramoyl-L-alanine--D-glutamate ligase encodes MTMMETSRADAPLVLILGLGETGVAAARWCARQGARLRVADTRAEPGGLAALRDALAQSDVEYRLGCEDAFATDLLDGVTQVVLSPGLAPTQAPAADVLREAEARGIEVVGEIELFARALADLAATREYRPRLLAVTGTNGKTTVTALTRQLVEASGLTVLAAGNISPAALSALMDALDTESLPQVWVLELSSFQLETTRTLMADAAVVLNVTQDHLDWHGGMQAYAQAKARLLKMARVAIVNRDDPLTVDMVPSLNAMNVRSFGRDVPELVGDMGLDLGQGVAWLASCEPNDFDEPAPPTRRKKDAPEPVRAKGRMSRLMPVDALRIRGIHNALNALAALQLARCLDLGWGAMLRALREYAGEPHRAAFVRTIGGVDYINDSKGTNVGATVAALEGLGQPVVLIAGGQGKGQDFSPLIPVVSRHARAVMLIGVDGPEIGRVLQETGVQCVTVETLRDAVRAAADLAQPGDAVLLSPACASLDMFRNYPHRGQVFVEEVEDLARDRGEVA; translated from the coding sequence ATGACGATGATGGAAACCTCCCGCGCTGACGCGCCGCTCGTCCTGATCCTCGGATTGGGTGAGACGGGTGTCGCCGCCGCACGCTGGTGCGCCCGCCAAGGCGCGCGCTTGCGCGTGGCCGACACGCGCGCCGAACCGGGAGGTCTTGCCGCGCTGCGCGACGCGCTGGCGCAAAGCGACGTGGAATACCGCCTGGGTTGCGAGGACGCCTTCGCGACGGACCTGCTGGACGGTGTGACGCAGGTCGTGCTCAGTCCCGGATTGGCGCCCACGCAGGCGCCCGCCGCCGACGTGCTGCGCGAGGCCGAGGCCCGCGGCATCGAAGTCGTCGGCGAAATCGAATTGTTCGCGCGTGCGCTGGCGGATCTGGCCGCGACGCGCGAGTACCGTCCGCGCCTGCTCGCCGTGACGGGCACCAACGGCAAGACCACGGTCACCGCGCTGACCCGCCAGCTCGTCGAAGCGAGCGGCCTGACGGTGCTTGCGGCCGGCAACATCAGCCCCGCGGCGCTGTCCGCGCTGATGGACGCGCTGGACACGGAATCGCTGCCGCAGGTGTGGGTGCTGGAGCTGTCCAGCTTCCAGTTGGAAACCACGCGCACGCTGATGGCCGATGCGGCCGTCGTGTTGAACGTGACCCAGGACCATCTGGACTGGCACGGCGGCATGCAGGCCTACGCGCAGGCCAAGGCGCGCCTCTTGAAGATGGCGCGCGTCGCGATCGTGAATCGCGACGACCCGCTTACCGTCGACATGGTGCCGTCGCTCAATGCCATGAACGTGCGCAGCTTCGGCCGCGACGTGCCGGAGCTGGTGGGCGACATGGGCCTGGACCTGGGACAGGGCGTTGCCTGGCTGGCGTCTTGCGAACCCAACGATTTTGACGAGCCCGCGCCGCCTACGCGGCGCAAGAAGGATGCGCCCGAACCGGTGCGCGCCAAGGGCCGGATGAGCCGCCTGATGCCCGTGGACGCCTTGCGCATCCGAGGCATCCACAACGCCTTGAATGCGCTGGCGGCGCTGCAACTGGCCCGCTGCCTGGATCTGGGCTGGGGCGCCATGCTGCGCGCGTTGCGCGAGTACGCGGGTGAACCGCATCGCGCGGCCTTCGTGCGCACGATCGGCGGCGTCGACTACATCAATGACAGCAAGGGCACCAACGTGGGCGCCACCGTGGCCGCGCTGGAGGGCCTGGGGCAACCCGTGGTGCTGATTGCCGGCGGGCAGGGCAAGGGACAGGACTTCTCTCCGCTGATCCCGGTCGTTTCGCGCCACGCGCGCGCCGTGATGCTGATCGGCGTCGACGGCCCCGAGATCGGCCGCGTGCTGCAGGAAACCGGCGTGCAGTGCGTGACGGTCGAAACGCTGCGCGACGCCGTGCGCGCCGCGGCGGACCTGGCGCAGCCGGGCGATGCGGTGCTGCTGTCGCCGGCCTGCGCCAGCCTGGACATGTTCCGCAACTACCCGCATCGCGGGCAGGTGTTCGTGGAAGAGGTCGAAGACCTGGCCCGCGATCGTGGGGAGGTGGCATGA
- the mraY gene encoding phospho-N-acetylmuramoyl-pentapeptide-transferase, producing the protein MLLEIARLLSDDVRALGVFEYITLRAVLACATALVIGLLAGPRVIRKLTEMKIGQAVRSYGPETHLVKTGTPTMGGVLILISIGISTLLWADWTNRFVWVVLLVTFGFGWIGWRDDYRKVVYRDPEGMPARQKFFWQATIGIVAAVYLAFAVSAPANTELWPLFKAWVGSGFTMALPTRADLIVPFFKTVSYPLGVLGFVALTWAVIVGTSNAVNLTDGLDGLAIMPTVMVGSALGIFAYVVGRVDYSKYLLFPYIPGASELMVLCAAIGGAGLAFLWFNAYPAQVFMGDVGALALGGALGTIAVIVRQEIVLFIMGGVFVVETLSVMIQVTWFKYTKRRYGTGRRIFRMAPLHHHFEVGGWKETQVVVRFWIISMMLVLIGLSTLKLR; encoded by the coding sequence ATGCTGCTTGAGATCGCCCGGCTGCTTTCCGACGATGTGCGCGCCTTGGGCGTGTTCGAATACATCACCTTGCGCGCCGTCCTGGCATGCGCGACGGCGCTGGTGATCGGCCTGCTGGCGGGTCCGCGCGTCATCCGCAAGCTGACGGAAATGAAGATCGGCCAGGCCGTGCGCAGCTACGGCCCCGAAACGCACCTGGTCAAGACTGGAACGCCGACCATGGGCGGCGTGCTGATCCTGATTTCCATCGGCATCAGCACCCTGCTGTGGGCGGACTGGACGAACCGCTTCGTGTGGGTCGTGCTGCTGGTCACGTTCGGCTTCGGCTGGATCGGCTGGCGCGACGACTACCGCAAGGTCGTCTATCGCGACCCCGAAGGCATGCCCGCGCGGCAGAAATTCTTCTGGCAAGCCACGATCGGCATCGTGGCGGCCGTGTATCTGGCGTTCGCGGTGTCCGCGCCCGCCAATACCGAACTGTGGCCCCTGTTCAAGGCATGGGTGGGCAGCGGCTTCACGATGGCCTTGCCGACGCGCGCCGACCTGATCGTGCCGTTCTTCAAGACAGTGAGCTATCCGCTCGGCGTGCTCGGTTTCGTGGCGCTGACGTGGGCGGTGATCGTGGGCACCAGCAACGCGGTGAACCTCACCGACGGCCTGGACGGCCTGGCCATCATGCCTACCGTGATGGTCGGCAGTGCGCTGGGCATTTTCGCCTACGTGGTCGGGCGCGTGGACTATTCGAAGTATCTGCTGTTTCCGTACATCCCCGGCGCATCGGAATTGATGGTGCTGTGCGCGGCCATCGGCGGCGCTGGGCTCGCATTTTTATGGTTCAACGCGTATCCGGCCCAGGTATTCATGGGCGACGTCGGCGCACTGGCTTTGGGCGGCGCACTGGGCACGATCGCGGTCATCGTGCGCCAGGAGATCGTGCTGTTCATCATGGGCGGCGTGTTCGTCGTCGAGACCCTTTCGGTGATGATCCAGGTGACCTGGTTCAAGTACACGAAGCGACGTTATGGAACAGGTCGACGCATTTTCCGCATGGCGCCGTTGCATCATCACTTTGAAGTCGGTGGCTGGAAGGAAACCCAGGTCGTCGTGCGTTTCTGGATCATCAGCATGATGCTGGTGCTGATTGGCCTCTCTACCCTGAAGTTGCGATGA